Sequence from the Rutidosis leptorrhynchoides isolate AG116_Rl617_1_P2 chromosome 3, CSIRO_AGI_Rlap_v1, whole genome shotgun sequence genome:
TACATGTATGGTTCTAAcacccggaggtccactcggaagcaatctctttatccgccgaataaagagagggatgactttctctacttttctgggtggagaaatgacttgtttttattctcggataagggaaggattgtctacatctcacctcccccatacaccactcaagtggtattgggtactgttgttgttgttgttgttgttgtatcccAAATAGTGGCTAAAATCGTGTCAATATTCGACAACTTGAAACAGTCTTATAATTATAGATTCATAGGTTGTTTCTTATAACAGGAGAATCCAACGGATCAAAGAGGTCTACATCTGAAATTGTCTTATAATCCATACTGGCGTACGTAATGCAACAAAGTACCTCCTACTTTATCTGGTTTCTAAAGCAAATCTCTTCAACAAGGTTTCAACCTAACATAATACCTATCCAAATGGCTGGTCAATGAAAAACAAAATCCCATGATTATAAGTAATTATGACGTTCAATTTAGTAAGTGAACGAATATGTTTGGCGGAGGTAAAAATTGTTATACCTCATAACTTGTTATAACTTATATGATCAACAAATCAGGACTCACATTGCAAACTAACTACAGTCCAGTTCAACCCTACTGAAATTGCTATTCTTAGACATGTTCTGCATCAAAACTAGGTGGATATACTACATTAGGTGACTGGCTTGCCTTGAAAACTAATATATACAAGTGGCAAAAAAGTACATCCAATTCCAAGAGATTTCAAGTTTATGAATCATAAGAATAGAAGACCTTCATTTCATTTGTCAACATTTATAAACATTCCAGTTTCCAATGCAACTTTGTTAATCTCTACAGCACTACGATATGCATAAAGCAATGATTTTTGCAGCAATACAGTAACATGTCAAAAACCAAGAATACACCTGCATAAGCTTCTAGAAAAACATCATAAGCCGAAATATATCTATCTATAGATGTATTTAAAGCTACAAAGTTAAATGCCATAAACCATTCATTCAAACCAAAACATATTATTAATTCATTCCGATTCATATTAGAGTACGATATCGCATGAATCAGATCAATAAGGTCTGtatcatcaacaacaacaaaaatcgtCAATATAACATAACTAAATAAAAGCATAATCATATTGAAAACGAAAACCTAATCAATCTCTTGGAGAGAAGCACCAGCAGCCACGTCATCAACGGTAAATTTGCCCTTAGACTTATCAGTAGAACGGCCCTTAGCTTTCCGATCAAGCAATGACTTCCTGTCCTTATCAAGCTTCAATTTAGTGACcataacttttgatgcattgattcCAACATTGACAGTTTGACCATTGACTTTCTCACGAGTGATACGTTCGATGTGAATCACCCACTTACGACGATACACCTGGACAACCTTACCTTCACGACCTTTGTAGGTCCCGCGGACGACCTGCACCTCATCGTCTTTACGAACGGGGACAGATCGGACGTTGTATTTTGATCGGAGTTCAGTAGATAGAGGTGCGCTCATTAGCACACGGCGCACGCTTGATGGTGCGGTGAAATGTGCCTTCCTGCATTTCCGGCGAGAGCTTGTGACACGTGGATTGAACTTCATCTCTCACTCTCTCACAAATTAGGGTTTGGAGGAATGAAGATTTGGGAACGGCTGTAGAAGATGATTGTTATAGGAATGGAATGAAGATGATTTAGGGTTTGTGCCAAAAGACAAATTTACCCTTTCGTTTTCTATTTTCTTTTGGACAAAATTGTCAAAATGTCCATGCAGTTgttcatttttttttccttttcataCCTCTATTTTAAAAACATCAATATTCATCATTAATAGCGTAAATGTGTTCCAATATAGTCCCTACGTTAACGGATAATTAAATTGACCGTTAGTGTAAGCTCGTGCATATAACGTGATTATAAACCGTTTATTATTCTAATGTATAATGTATTCTTCATACTAAACCTATACGTGATACTCCCTTTTATTCATGTTCCTTTTATTACTTTGCGATTAGTCTAAGACAGATCCAAGTTCAATGGCCTAGCATCATTGGTTGGATTTCGAAAAAAAAAGATTGATGAAAGCTTACACTTCGAGCACAACAATATAGCTTTCGTCCTGGATTCTTTGACGTCAACGAAGTACGAATAATCGACGGACTACCACAAACACAATACACAATTTTTTGAATTAGGATCGAAGGTTTATTAGGGAAGTTTTGTATGGGTATAGAAAGAAGACAAACTGAATTAGGGTTCCCTTCATTATACTGCGTATATTTTAGATATGACATATAATCACGTGATATGCACGAGCCTACACCAACGGGCTATTTAACCATCCGTTAACCCAGGGACTAATTGGGACACACATTTACGCTATTAAGGACGAAAATTGcagttttttaaaaaaatgatgaaAATTACAAAAATGAACAAACACAAAGATCATTTGGCATTTTTTTTCTTGTGTCTACTCGAATCCCCTAAATTGTTTTTGTGAATATTTATGTTACTCCTACCaccaattttaatttttaatatgattGTGACGTGGAATAAAATGGTGTACTTTTTGATAGAAAGTGAGGTTTTGACTATGACATGACAATACCAAATTTTGAAGGTAATAACGGTGATTGTTCAATTTAAGTGTCAAATTTTTATAAATAGATTTTAGGTGGTGCATTAAAATATGATTGGAAGTTTAGAATAAAAATAAatcaataatataaataaatatttgtaCAATTTTAATTGGTTGTATAAAAAACTGACAACAATTTACCCGCCAATACCTTGACTGCCGCTCTTTTTCGTCACGAGTAATAGTCCGTTAAAGGGCATCGGAGATCTTTCACGTGGGTGCCAGATCAGAAATTAGGCATCAGTATTGGGAAGGTGGGTAACGCCCTTTGAAAATGGTTTAAGAGGTAAATTTAACAAGCCTTGGCTTGAGTGGTATGTGGTGAGATTCAACTTGAGGTATCGCAAACTCATGTACGATTCTCACTCAAAACGGGTGTTTTCAACCTTTGATAATAGTGTCAACATCAATGCGATCTGGGAAAGTCTCGAGGGATTtctcaaccttcgatggtactacCAATATCGCCGCGAATTGGGTTTCCTCTTATCGTGTGTGTGGGTGGCATATGATTGCGAAGATGGTTAAGTACCCAGAGGGTGATGCCGATATTAccggttgaatttttttttttttaataaaccgGTGTAGTTGACAAAAATATGGTATTTATAACAAACTTTTAGCGGGTAAAATGCACAGAAACAAATACAAAATGATGTAACCACTGCAGATTATAAACTTGCCTAAGCTAAGAGATAAGTTCTTCACAGAATACACCTTCTAAAGATGATGTTATATACACTTCCATTTGGAGCAAGATACAAACTACATTACAAGTTAACAACAGGTAAGTAATTTATGTACACAATGATCCTTGagcctaacatataagcaaaccaaCCTAACTAGTCTTCTACCATTGACCAACATTGACTAAGTCCTACCAGATTCAAGATCTACTAGTGACATATCGGAACCATCTAACGAACTCTCCAGTACTGAGTTATTATTCCTCCCATGTTGTGGTATTTCAACTTGACACACATTTGTACGAGCTGGTGGAGGTCGAGAAACTTCAGTATTACCATACAATGACTCCAAAGCCCGAAAATATGCATAAGGTCCCCAACCTTTAAACAAACATCTTAACGAAGTTGTCATATCAAGAAACAAGAGAAAAAAAACTCAAAATCGACATCAATGTTTATACCTTCAGTGTGATATGGTGGTGCAAAATACTGCAAGTAACAAAAAATAGCCATTGTGATACCTGCAAAGACACCATGGGTCTTAAGTCTTAAGTATGTATATGAAAAAAAGGAAAACAAAGGTTACGAATTTATGAAATCGCGCACCTATAAGACCTCCAACAACAACGTCCTGCCAATGGTGTCGATAGTTAGCCACTCTAGTAATCGCAACAAGAGATGCAGCAAGTAAAGGGAGAAAAACTATGCAAAGTTTTGCAGCATGGCCTTCACGATCGAATGCTTTAATCTTTCCAGATAAGTAGAGCGACAAAAATCCAAGACCAGCAAAAGACCCTGCAATAAAATCATAATCAAATCGAACGTGAATGTTAAATTAATTACAGAATAATTATTTGAGTAAGATAATTCCTCTGCTTACATGAAGCATGCCCACTGGGAAAACTCTTGTGCCCTTGTCTTATGACATTTATATCACCATGGCATATAACTTCTCCCCATTGATCATAAAGCTGAGAAAAAATCGTTGACAGAAGAAAAGTTATAGGTAATAAGGAGATAAAGAGAGATATAGCTGAGTCACTGAATGGAGGTGGAAAATTCGACCCATTTAAGTATGATTGGGTTAATGAGGGAAGTGTTTTCTCAACTGTGTGTACTAAAAGTATAGGTAAATAGAAAGGTAATAGACAGGATAAACGGGTAGCCAGATTAACGATAAATGTCTATTTTATAAGTTCATACAACcaattttgacccgttacccagccAGTGGCGGATCTAGGTTTCGGAGTCACTCGTGTCACTAGTTAAAAGTTCAAAAAAATTACACTATCCAATGGTGTCACACACAAAAAATTACACTATCGAGTGGTATCATTAGTTAAAAACCCCGAAAATTTTCCACTGTATCGCGTATTCGTGGTAGCCCGTGCTACCACTGGATCCCATATAGATCCGCCCTTGTACCCAGCCCGCTTGTCTTACCACCTGGTGGATTGAGTAATAGAAACCTGATTATGCATACATCATTTCCATCTGGAAAACAACGCCGAAAGAAGTCAGGACGAGGTCGGCCAACTGCATCTTTTAAAGCTTCTGTGATAACGCCCGTTATAAAAACTGAGAACAAAAGCCCTGTCACAACAAGTAAAAAAATCAGATTCCTCTGATTCATTCAACTAAGAAAAACGATAGCATAAAAATATGATCACCTAGTACGGCATGATGAAAATCATAAACATCTCTTCTACTGCAATAGAAGGCCAGAAAGATTGCCATTGGCAAGAAAACTGCATACAACTATTAAGAAAAAAACATTAAATAAGAGAAGCCACCATTTATTGTTTTGATTTTCATTTAGAAAAATGGTCAAGTTTAACTCACTGGAACGGTCCAAAAAGGGATGGTGCTATCTTTCAATGGGTACTTGAGATCAGTCATCATGTCTTTTCCAACAAAACGATTAAATGGATGAACAAGGCTTAAAATGATCATAATCACTACTAATAACGAAATGATCAACCAATCACTCATATGCGTTCTGGCCAATGCTAGACCATGAGACTTCATAGTATGCGTTGGCCGCTGTGAATCCATCATTGTAATATCTGCGTTGTTTTATTTCTTCGTACAATAAGTCTATGAGATTCAGTTATTTAAAGTCAAGAGCTTATTAGGTAATGCAATCATGAGTACGGAATTAGTAGAACATAATGTTGACCAGCAAACCATAGCCAACATGTACGGTAAAAGTGTAAAACCATAGCCATTATCATCTCTTTGTACTACTAGTATATAAAGACTTTTAACCATATATTATTTAGTTGCTTAGaagagagagagatgactttctttacttttgagagtgtttttcactctgggtgaagaaatgacatgtctttattctcggatagaggaatgattgtctacatctcacctctccaTACACTacttatgtggtattgagttttgttgttgttgtaatagtATTATTTAGTTCCTTGGGATGTAAGAACACATAAATTACAATTGTGGAGTTATAATATATTCTGCCTTTTGCCTAAAAAAAACTTTGTTAAGCAATTGCAAGATACAAACATCCATAAAGTAAAGAGTATGTATAATTGAAATTTGTAAGTTAGATTATTTCTAGTTACTGTGCAATTTAACATAGCAAGAAGTATAAAATGTGTCCAAGACACTAGGAAAAACAATTAGCATGATAATAAGGTTACAGGGGAGTCGTAAAACTGAATAGGGATATCAAAAGAAAACCTCAAGGTAATCATACATAACAAGATGGATTAAATGATAAAGGATATTATTAAAGTAATAGAcacaattaataattaattaattaattaaacataCTTACTCGTAAAGTTGTGATTAGTATGAATACCTTGTATTCGGTTATTAACAATGGCCGTCACCGAGAAAACCTGAGGAATGGAGTGAAAGTGAAAAGTGCGGTTTTTTGGTTGGAGAAAGAAAGTGATGCCACGTTGAATGGCGGTTTATTGACATGGAGTGTCATCATAGGTGGCGCTCAAGCAGCAACTATCGACTAATGTTTGAAAATAATCTTCAGGTCAACCAAAATAGACCGTCGAATTAATAtaaccttgcattgtacctgatgTGTTGGTAACCTGTTTCTCTTTATCGGGACAGTGACATGCAATATTATACACAAAATTGCCACTTTACTCTTAAATTCCACTCAAACGTGCATTTCGCACATTGCGGTGCGGGGCAGTAAGGGGAGGGGGTTTTTGCTGTCCATGTTATCGGGTTAGTCCGTGTTTTCTCCTAGGCAACAGTTTAGGGCGAGTTATGCAACTGCAGAAGATGAACGCGTGAGTGATTAAGTACTATGGGTGATCCTTTACTGCTGCTAAAAAAAAAGATTAATATAATACCCCCATTCGACACATACATAAATAATAACGTTAAATTTTTGAATTCTACCTCCGAGGAGTTTAACATTTATCACACTGGTCAATTTTATTACTCTCTCCATCTCAATTTAATAGTTCTAATTTCTATTTTGGTATGTTTCAAATTAATATTCCATTTTATATTTTAACCAATTAAAGAGTGATAGTGGAGATAAAGATATTTTATTGGTGGATAATGGAGTTAGTCGCCCGCGTATTTTTTGTCAAGAAACTATTAACTTGAGACAGAGGGGTGTAGTTTTTGGCGATTATCAAATTGTATAAGATCTTAAAGCGTGTTAGGGTTATTGTTAGATCCTGAACTTTAGTATGTATAATTAACTTATTTTAAGTCATAATGTCATgtgaattaattataaataattacaataataatataaaattattatatatatagatttttttaAAAGTTTATGTCCTAAAAAAAAATTTAAGCTATATTCAGTTGCACATTTTGAACATGCGCTAAATGATCTTTACCTTAGCCCTTGAAGAGGTCTTCCGCTTTCATACGGGCGAAGTATATTTCTTCGATACTAAAAAGGCTTCGAAACTGAAAGCCACCTTTCAAAATTTACCAGAATGATCGAAAACGTCTCTAAAGATATTAGAAACTTCATTGAAAATATTTATTTAGTACGCATAAAATCCAGAAGTGTTTGTATATCACTATATCCGTTAATCATGGATTTTAAAAAGTTACATTTATTTAATCGGTTTttattttctctcttttttttagTTTTTCTAGATTTAGGGTATGCTTAATTCACATACATTATCTTATCCTATCATACTATACATTAAAAGAGTGTTTTTATTAGCTAACAATTTTTTTCAAAAATCCCTTAATCACCGATAGATTAAAAAATTACGTTAGAATAACCCTTAATCCAACTCTCATTAATCATTCCCTAAAcaaattagctaataaatcaatttttaaaacaCTCATCCCTAAATTATTACActctctaataataataaaagaaaaaacaCGGGATAAAATAACACGGGATAAATTAACAAAAGAAGggtttcattcattcattcattcattcattcacgaTACTAGAAAAAACAAAAACCCTAACTTCATCTGCTAAATCATCGACACTTATCAAAATCATCGACGAAAAGCAACACCGTTTATCGAGTTCACCAATACGAAACATGAAGAGGTTTCTGAAGTTCACCTCGCCAGAGTATGGTATCGATAATATAGTTGGTTAGGGTTAAAAATCGTTGGTATTGATGCATATATACCTGATTTGATATGCGATAATCTACGTATTCTAATGCTCTGCTTCATCAGAATCTGCTATGAGGTATTTATCATTttttatttatgtgaattaagttgGTTACTGTCAAACCCTAACCTAGATTATCGCATATCAAATTGGGTATATATGCATCAATAAGTCAGAATAACTCTTGAAGGTGCATTTGATAAATGAATCTTTGTAATTTTTCTATGTATATAATGCAAGTCTGTACCTTGAAATTTAAGTAGTCTTGTGTGGGCTTGAATTTGACCTGCACATGACATCAACTTAATGGGCAGTTACCTTTTGTTTGATTGTTTGGGTATGTGAAGTTTAATGGTGGAtttcaataataaaacataaaTGATTTCAATAATATTCTGAAATCAGCTGCAACAGTCCAAAATTTCGTATAATTTGACCTGCACATGACATCAACTTAATGGGCAGTTACCTTTTGTTTGATTGTTTGTTTATGTGAAGTTTAATGGTGGAtttcaataataaaacataaaTGATTTCAATAATATTCTGAAATCAGCTGAAATAGTCCAAAATTTCGTATTTATAAAACAATGGTGCAGCTTACAAGCTTATTAGCCTTTTCTTTTTAAGCACTAATTATAGATCCATCAGTTAAGGCACACTCAATGTTCTGAAATCAGCTGCAAAAGTTTCAACTCTCAAGAGAGTGTCATTCACATCTTACTCAACAGCAAATGATTTGTGTATGCCTAAAAATTTCTAGAATCAATTGATTTGTGGATGAAACCTGGTATTATTTTATCGCAGTTAAATATGGTTTTACTAATCATATTTGACTATACAGTTAATGTATACTACTGATGCCATTACTTAATGAGCTCCTACTCCTGCCTTTTGGTGATTCTATTATCTTTTTATCTTTAGTGAAACTAAGTATCATACCTAGCATATCATAAAATAATTTTATTTGAACCATATGTAGTTATGCACAGTTGTTACGATCGGGTCACACATTAACCTCACATTACACTATGTTTACTGCAGGAAAATTACATCATTGAAGCTGGagtaagaatatatatatctaATGCGGGTATATTCAGTCCATTATGAGGCAAATGAGAAAGCAAATTAGCTGTGCTATTTGGTAAGGTATCTTAGCTAAaaaaattagctaataaatcaattttacatACACTTCATCCCTAAAATACCCTTATCTAATAATTTAAAAAACACCGAACAAGATTCACCACATTCATTACCTAATCCCTTTACCTTTTTTGTTAAACCTTTTGGGGTTTTCTCATAAGTCATACCTATACAGTCCAAAAACCAAATCTAATTATCATCACTAAATCGGTTTTACAACAAACGGTAAACGATTTCTATAATTCATTCGCAACCAACAAGAATCGAGATTAGATGATGGTTAATTTGTATGTTCAATAACAGACAGGTATTTATTATTCATTCGCAACCAATAAAATTAACAAAGGGGTTCATTGAGGttacattcattcattcattcatgacTCAGAAAAAACAAAACCCTAATCATCGACACTACCGCTTATCAAATTTTTATTTGTTCTAACTGTAATCGCTAATTTGTCACAACAGGTGACGATTATGTGTATACTAAATGTTTTTGTGAATGAATTGTCGCTAATTTGTCACAACAGGTGACGATTATGTGTATACTAAATGTTTTTGTGAATGAATTGTCGCTAATTTGTCACAACAGGTGACAATTATGTGTATATTAATTTGTGAATGACTATTGATCTTTCAGCTTATTTTCTTTTCTAGAGTTAAGTTTTAAGGTATCTATCTTTTATGATCTACGTTCAACCAATTCATTGGTTTGTTAGATATATCAATGAGTCGTCTATACACAAATTTATCTTTCATCTTTTTAGTTAATTTACCGCTTTTAATCAATATAACGTCTTGCTTAATTAGGGTTGGTTAATTACGTAAGTCAGTTGTACACATGGTACAGCTtgtcaattttatttttttttttttttatttttttttttttttttttttttttttttttgcaatatgAACCCTACTTGCATCAGTAGATTTTTAACATGAGTTTAACAGGCTTTTAGAGAGGGATTGAACAATGAAGGTCTTTGGTTGGTCTTTCTCATTTCAGAAAATCATTGGATTCACAGGTAACGTTTATAACCGTTTTATGAATTTATAACTTTTTTATGATTATAAACTGGTACTATGGACCATTTGAGAGGGCTGAGGGCCATAACACAAGTAATTAACTATATGAGAAAATTCAACTGTGGGTGCAGTTGGATGCTGTCCAAAGGGAATATTCCTTTGAGAAGATGTGTAGAAAAAATGTTTTAAGAGCGAGTTCGTAACGACAATGTGAGGCATGACACCATGAGGTTAGTTTAGCAGTTTACAATAATTTAATTGTGTTATGCAAGTGATTACTTATTAACCAACACTCCACTTTATTACATAAAATGTGAATTAGAATTTTTAGTTGTATTTGATTTTAGGACTAAATGAATTAGAATGGTTTTTAGGCTATGATGATATTAATATATTGTTTACTCAAAGGGTGCACTCAATGGGGTATGTGTATGAATATGCTGCATGCCTACAAACAACAGTTTGCAAAGTACACAAAATATATTTGATATAACAAGGAATTTCCAACAAGCTTTCACATTGTTTACAAATTTGTTCGTGGAGATATGTCTTATATACTTTTAATGCAGCGGAAGTTTAGCATGAATGAGTATGATTAAATGATCACTGAGGTACTACTAATTCTTAGAAAATTTTTGCGCTTTTTACTTTTGAAATAAGGTAATTATATATGTCTAACATGGGTGTTTGGATGATTTATTATTGTGGTTTAAGTAGGTATGTGTTATTACAAAAGTGATTTTTGAGAGTAATTATGATGTGCATTTTGTTGTTGGAATATTAAAGTAACTTGCACTGTATGTTTTGTGATGTACATTGACTAATATGGTACAAGTGTTTTTCTATCTCTACATTACGTTTTGCTAGCGTGTAAAGGCTGTACTTGTACATGTATGCACTTGGATAGCTGTTAATTGTAGGTCACTTCTACCACCGAGTCTTTGCTGAAGAACTGCTATCAGCATAAAGTCTCAGGTTCTTCAAGTATAACTGGTTCCATATGTTTATGATTGAACTCTCAGTCATTATCTCGAATTAGATGCATTGAGCTGTTATTATGGGTGCAAACTCCTGATCTTAGCCACAACCACCTTTGATTCTTATAGTTACTGCTATTTCATTCTTTTTTACAGCTTTGGCAATCATATTAACATAGCATCTATATCATTCGTTAACTGTATCAACACTTTCTTACTATCTACTAATGAAAATTGGTATCTTTTATTGGAGGATGACCGAAATAACATCACTTGATGACTTGAAACATTATGATACAATGCGAAACTCGATACAAACGAATAAAAGGTATAGATCATTTTTTTTTGTGGTCAACTGCATTCAGATTTTAATATTTAATGAACTTAATATATTGGATCATGATTAGAAAGTCTCCCAAGAGTTGATGGTGATGAAGATGAGGAGGAATTTGATGATTACTTTTGAAATAAGGTAATTATATATGTCTAACATGGGTGTTTGGATGATTTATTATTGTGGTTTAAGTAGGTATGTGTTATTACAAAAGTGATTTTTGAGAGTAATTATGATGTGCATTTTGTTGTTGGAATATTAAAGTAACTTGCACTGTATGTTTTGTGATGTACATTGACTAATATGGTACAAGTGTTTTTCTATCTCTACATTACGTTTTGCTAGCATGTATAGGCTCTACTTGTACATGTATGCACTTGGATAGCTTAATTGTAGGTCACTTCTACCACCGAATCTTTGCTGAAGAACTGCTATCAGCATAAAGTCTCAGGTTGTTCAAGTATAACTGGTTCCATATGTTTATGATTGAACTCTCAGTCATTATCTCGAATTGGATGCATTGAGCTGTTATGTTATTATGGGTGCAAACTCCTGATCTTAGCCACAACCACCTTTGATTCTTATTGTTACTGCTATTTCATTCTTTTTTACAGCTTTGGCAATCATATTAACATAGCATCTATATCATTCGTTAACTGTATCAACACTTTCTTACTATCTACTAATGAAAATTGGTATCTTTTATTGGAGGATGACCGAAATAACATCACTTGATGACTTGAAACATTATGATACAATGCGAAACTCGATACAAACGAATAAAAGGTATAGATCATCTTTTTGTGGTCAACTGCATTCAGATTTTAATATTTAATGAACTTAATATATTGGATCATGATTAGAGAGTCTCCAAGAGTTGATGGTGATGAAGATGAGGAGAAATTTGATGATTCGGATAATGAATTTGATCTTGCAAACTATTCGAGGAGAGATCCTCATGGTGTTCATGAGGGAGGCCTCATGATACGACGTGGTCAATCTAATGCGTCGGGCTTTGCCACCTCTTCAGAGGTGGATGCCCTTACTTTGAATCCCGATATCCATCTTCTTACTTATGGTCAGGAGGTAGTAATATAGTTCCATTCCATTCTTCATAATTCTATTTATCTAGATGTTAGTAGCAGAGTTTTGAATCTATGAATTGAATGCTGAAGTCCGTAAGTTATGATTATTTCCAAACTTACTATCTTTTTTGTTACATCAATCAAAATATTCTTCATAATTCTATTTATAAGCATGTGAAAAGCATAGTGGATGATCAAAAAGTTGTGACAAAAAGATAGTCAAAACCTTTCGTGTTGAGGAGATGGTGTCTTTATTTGATTGTCGTACGTGCAGGTGTACTGGTGTACTTTCagggaggtgattctcacacatCACTTTTTGATCCATCTACACTTTTGTTTCACAAATTCACAATTTTACCCGGGAGTTGAACCTATATTATTATtctaagtataattaagggtataatagtGAATTATGTGTTGATGGTTTAGACTTTTTCTATACTCTAGACCATAACCTAAAAacaaaaccctaagccctaaaccctatatcctaaaccttaaaccataaattctaaaatttgaaccttaaaccttaaagtctaaaccataaattctaaaatttgAACCTTAAACCTTAAATTTGAACCCAATTAATTTGTCAATATGGTCTAAACTGTCATCCCTCAATCATATTAAATTGTTCATATCGTTCCCAAAGAAAAAGAACAATTGGTATTTCTATAAACTTAATACAATTATCACTTAATACATTTGTTTATAGTACATCAACTTCAAAGTTTACATATTGATCAACGTTATTTTGTTAAATGATTAATCTACAACAACTTCCCAAACATTTTTTGCGTGA
This genomic interval carries:
- the LOC139896506 gene encoding large ribosomal subunit protein uL24y-like, with translation MKFNPRVTSSRRKCRKAHFTAPSSVRRVLMSAPLSTELRSKYNVRSVPVRKDDEVQVVRGTYKGREGKVVQVYRRKWVIHIERITREKVNGQTVNVGINASKVMVTKLKLDKDRKSLLDRKAKGRSTDKSKGKFTVDDVAAGASLQEID
- the LOC139900208 gene encoding putative lipid phosphate phosphatase 3, chloroplastic, coding for MMDSQRPTHTMKSHGLALARTHMSDWLIISLLVVIMIILSLVHPFNRFVGKDMMTDLKYPLKDSTIPFWTVPLYAVFLPMAIFLAFYCSRRDVYDFHHAVLGLLFSVFITGVITEALKDAVGRPRPDFFRRCFPDGNDLYDQWGEVICHGDINVIRQGHKSFPSGHASWSFAGLGFLSLYLSGKIKAFDREGHAAKLCIVFLPLLAASLVAITRVANYRHHWQDVVVGGLIGITMAIFCYLQYFAPPYHTEGWGPYAYFRALESLYGNTEVSRPPPARTNVCQVEIPQHGRNNNSVLESSLDGSDMSLVDLESGRT
- the LOC139896507 gene encoding uncharacterized protein gives rise to the protein MVMKMRRNLMITFEIRMTEITSLDDLKHYDTMRNSIQTNKRESPRVDGDEDEEKFDDSDNEFDLANYSRRDPHGVHEGGLMIRRGQSNASGFATSSEVDALTLNPDIHLLTYGQEVVI